One window of Sinorhizobium fredii NGR234 genomic DNA carries:
- the znuB gene encoding zinc ABC transporter permease subunit ZnuB produces MLDDFFVRALVAGIGIAVVAGPLGCFVIWRRMAYFGDTMAHSALLGVALSLLLELNLMISVFIVASAVSLLLLFLQKRGALSTDALLGILSHSALSIGLVIVAFMTWVRIDLVGFLFGDILAVSEADIDIIWGGGILVILSLVYLWRPLLASTVNPELAEAEGLKPERARLFFMLLMALVIAIAMKIVGILLITSLLIIPAATARRFATSPEVMAIIASLIGALAVTGGLFGSLHWDTPSGPSIVVAALALFVLSLLPLGRPERASHSSHGGH; encoded by the coding sequence ATGCTTGACGATTTCTTCGTTCGCGCCCTCGTTGCCGGCATCGGCATTGCCGTGGTTGCGGGACCGCTCGGCTGCTTCGTCATCTGGCGGCGCATGGCCTATTTCGGCGACACGATGGCCCATTCGGCGCTGCTGGGGGTGGCGCTGTCGCTGCTTCTCGAGCTCAACCTGATGATCAGCGTCTTCATCGTAGCCTCGGCCGTCTCGCTGCTGCTGCTCTTCCTGCAGAAGCGCGGCGCGCTGTCGACGGATGCGCTGCTCGGCATCCTGTCGCATTCGGCGCTGTCGATCGGCCTCGTCATCGTCGCCTTCATGACCTGGGTCCGCATCGATCTGGTCGGCTTCCTGTTCGGCGACATCCTCGCCGTTTCGGAAGCCGATATCGACATCATCTGGGGCGGCGGCATTCTGGTGATCTTGTCGCTCGTTTATCTCTGGCGGCCGCTGCTCGCCTCGACCGTCAATCCGGAACTGGCAGAAGCCGAAGGACTGAAGCCGGAACGGGCGCGGCTCTTCTTCATGCTGTTGATGGCGCTGGTGATCGCGATTGCCATGAAGATCGTCGGCATCCTCCTCATCACCTCGTTGCTGATCATCCCGGCGGCGACCGCGCGCCGTTTTGCGACGTCGCCGGAAGTCATGGCGATTATCGCCTCGCTGATCGGCGCGCTTGCCGTTACCGGCGGTCTTTTCGGTTCGCTGCACTGGGATACGCCGTCGGGGCCGTCTATCGTGGTTGCCGCGCTGGCGCTGTTCGTGCTCAGTCTTCTGCCTCTCGGGCGCCCGGAGCGCGCGTCGCATTCTTCGCATGGAGGACACTGA
- the znuA gene encoding zinc ABC transporter substrate-binding protein ZnuA: MKSTAAFLFASTILLSSPAFAEAPNVVVSIKPIHSLVASIMQGVGEPSLVVEGAASPHTYNMKPSNAAALQAAKVVFWVGPGLEIFLEKPLEALGGDAKVVELSEAPGLEKLKFREGGAFEPHDDGDEDGEESHEHSAEDASHEGHDADAHGAAAETAEHDHEHGEGEFDMHVWLNPMNAKAMAAEIEKTLAEADPANAAAYSANLQKLNERLDALDKTLAETVAPIKDKPFVVFHDAYQYFEHRYNVRVAGSITVSPEVLPGAERLSEIHAKIEDLGATCVFAEPQFEPKLVNVVIEGTSAKSGTLDPEAATLEGGPDLYFQLMENIGASLKDCLSSAS, translated from the coding sequence ATGAAATCGACTGCCGCCTTTCTCTTTGCGTCCACGATCCTTCTGTCTTCGCCGGCCTTTGCCGAGGCTCCCAACGTGGTCGTCTCGATCAAGCCGATCCACTCGCTCGTGGCGTCGATCATGCAGGGCGTCGGCGAGCCGTCTTTGGTTGTCGAAGGCGCCGCCTCACCGCATACCTACAACATGAAGCCGTCGAACGCCGCGGCGCTGCAGGCGGCAAAGGTCGTGTTCTGGGTCGGTCCCGGCCTCGAAATCTTCCTTGAAAAGCCGCTCGAGGCCCTCGGCGGCGACGCCAAAGTGGTCGAACTCAGCGAGGCGCCCGGTCTCGAAAAGCTGAAATTCCGAGAGGGCGGCGCCTTCGAGCCGCATGACGACGGAGATGAGGATGGCGAGGAAAGCCATGAGCACAGCGCAGAGGACGCCAGCCATGAGGGGCATGATGCCGACGCCCATGGCGCCGCGGCGGAAACCGCCGAGCACGACCACGAGCATGGCGAAGGCGAGTTCGACATGCATGTGTGGCTCAACCCGATGAATGCCAAGGCCATGGCGGCCGAGATCGAGAAGACGCTCGCCGAGGCCGACCCCGCCAATGCCGCGGCCTACAGCGCCAATCTGCAGAAACTGAACGAAAGGCTCGATGCCCTGGACAAGACCCTTGCCGAGACGGTGGCGCCGATCAAGGACAAGCCCTTCGTCGTCTTCCACGACGCCTATCAATATTTCGAGCATCGATACAACGTGCGGGTCGCCGGCTCCATCACCGTCAGTCCCGAAGTGCTGCCGGGGGCGGAACGGCTGTCCGAGATTCACGCCAAGATCGAGGACCTCGGCGCCACCTGCGTCTTCGCCGAACCGCAATTCGAACCGAAGCTGGTCAATGTCGTCATCGAAGGCACGTCGGCAAAATCCGGCACGCTCGACCCCGAAGCGGCCACCCTCGAGGGCGGTCCGGATCTTTATTTTCAACTGATGGAGAACATCGGCGCTTCGTTGAAGGATTGCCTTTCGTCGGCAAGCTGA
- a CDS encoding fumarylacetoacetate hydrolase family protein, whose amino-acid sequence METVIPPSLPVLLPIFESPVGFPVRRVYCVGRNYAAHAREMGHDPDREPPFFFQKNADNLLLPGQDFPYPPLSSDVHHEVELVVALRHGGADIPIEEAIAHVYGYGVGIDFTRRDLQAQAKEAGRPWTAAKAFEHSAPISAIAPATAVGHPTNGNIWLKVNGEMRQQGDLAQMIWTVPEIIAELSRLFTLAPGDIIMTGTPAGVGAVQRGDVVTCGIDGLAALSVKVV is encoded by the coding sequence ATGGAAACCGTCATACCGCCTTCATTGCCTGTCCTCTTGCCGATTTTCGAGAGCCCCGTCGGATTTCCGGTCCGGCGCGTCTATTGCGTCGGACGCAATTATGCCGCCCATGCGCGGGAAATGGGCCATGACCCCGACCGCGAACCGCCCTTCTTTTTCCAGAAGAATGCGGACAACCTGCTGCTCCCCGGCCAGGATTTCCCCTACCCGCCGCTCTCCTCCGACGTGCATCACGAGGTGGAGCTGGTCGTCGCCCTAAGGCATGGCGGTGCGGACATCCCGATCGAGGAGGCGATCGCGCATGTCTATGGCTATGGCGTCGGCATAGATTTTACCCGCCGCGACCTGCAGGCGCAGGCGAAGGAGGCGGGGCGCCCCTGGACCGCGGCCAAGGCCTTCGAGCATTCCGCGCCGATCTCCGCGATCGCACCGGCGACCGCAGTCGGCCATCCGACGAATGGAAATATCTGGCTGAAGGTCAATGGCGAGATGCGCCAACAGGGCGACCTCGCCCAGATGATCTGGACCGTACCGGAGATCATCGCCGAACTGTCGCGTCTCTTCACACTGGCGCCGGGCGACATCATCATGACCGGCACGCCCGCGGGGGTTGGGGCGGTACAGCGCGGCGACGTCGTCACCTGCGGTATCGACGGCCTCGCGGCGCTCTCCGTCAAGGTCGTCTGA
- a CDS encoding ATP-binding cassette domain-containing protein, translating into MLNVRSPDITPLVSLANAGVRRNGRWLVRGVEFSISRGEIVTLIGPNGSGKSTTAKTAIGVLKPDEGNVERLAGLKVGYVPQKLAVDWTLPLTVERLMTLTGPLKGREIEEALASTGMLHMAKAEVQHLSGGEFQRALLARAIARKPDLLVLDEPVQGVDFSGEIALYELIKQIRNRTGCGILLISHDLHIVMAETDTVVCLNGHVCCRGTPQAVSQSPEYLKLFGRRAAGALAVYSHHHDHTHLPDGRVLHADGSITESCFPGDGHHHHDEAENVHDHDSDCGCGHHARLHGYDTAEKRDA; encoded by the coding sequence ATGCTGAATGTCCGATCGCCCGATATCACGCCGCTCGTCAGCCTTGCGAATGCGGGCGTCCGCCGCAATGGGCGCTGGCTCGTGCGCGGCGTCGAGTTTTCGATCAGCCGCGGCGAAATCGTCACCCTGATCGGTCCGAACGGTTCGGGGAAGTCGACGACAGCGAAGACCGCAATCGGCGTGCTGAAGCCCGACGAAGGGAATGTCGAGCGTCTTGCCGGTCTCAAGGTGGGCTACGTGCCGCAGAAGCTTGCCGTCGACTGGACGCTGCCGCTGACCGTCGAGCGGCTGATGACGCTGACCGGGCCGCTGAAGGGCAGGGAGATCGAAGAGGCGCTGGCGTCCACCGGCATGCTGCATATGGCCAAGGCCGAGGTGCAGCATCTTTCCGGCGGCGAATTCCAGCGGGCCTTGCTGGCACGCGCGATCGCCCGCAAGCCGGATCTTCTCGTTCTCGACGAGCCGGTGCAGGGCGTCGATTTTTCCGGCGAGATCGCGCTCTACGAGCTGATCAAGCAGATCCGCAACCGCACCGGCTGCGGCATCCTGCTGATCTCGCACGACCTTCACATCGTCATGGCGGAGACCGATACGGTCGTCTGCCTGAACGGCCATGTCTGCTGCCGCGGCACGCCGCAGGCGGTCAGCCAGAGCCCGGAATACCTGAAGCTGTTCGGACGGCGGGCCGCCGGGGCGTTGGCCGTCTACAGCCACCACCACGACCACACGCACCTGCCGGACGGTCGGGTGCTGCACGCCGATGGCAGCATTACGGAGAGCTGTTTCCCCGGCGATGGCCATCATCACCATGACGAGGCCGAAAACGTCCACGACCACGATTCCGACTGCGGTTGCGGACATCACGCACGCCTGCACGGCTACGACACGGCGGAGAAGCGCGATGCTTGA
- a CDS encoding glycoside hydrolase family 43 protein, with protein sequence MTAMIRNPILPGFNPDPSICRVGDDYYIATSTFEWYPGVQIHHSRDLVNWRLVRRPLERASQLDMRGNPDSCGIWAPCLSYCDGLFWLVYTDVKRFDGNFKDAHNYIVTAEAVEATWSDPVYVNSSGFDPSLFHDDDGRKWFLNMQWNHRSESFGGAPKHPAFDGILLQEWDERSRKLVGPVKNIFAGSSLGLVEGPHLFKRDGWYYLTTAEGGTGYDHAVTMARSRSIHGPYDIHPNAHLITSKDHPEAALQRAGHGQYVETPDGQAYHTHLCGRPLPPHRRCTLGRETALQKCVWREDGWLYLENGGVVPEVIVPAPAETSSVPLPAVIETDFDEGVLAPEFQWLRTPMPERIFSLQRREGHLRLFGRESIGSWFEQALVARRQDHHSFRAETVVDFAPHTYQQVAGLTHYYNRHKFHALGVTWHEMLGRVVTILSCPGDFPHGRLQYPAGSGVAVPDGPVQLAMEVRDNDLQFFWREATQADWQPIGPVLDAGVVSDEGGRGEHGSFTGAFTGMFAFDTSGSAMTADFDRFRYEALGL encoded by the coding sequence ATGACCGCGATGATCCGCAATCCGATCCTGCCGGGCTTCAATCCCGACCCGTCGATCTGCCGGGTGGGCGACGATTACTACATCGCGACCTCTACATTCGAGTGGTATCCTGGCGTGCAGATCCACCACTCGCGCGATCTGGTGAACTGGCGTCTCGTCCGTCGGCCGCTGGAGCGGGCGAGCCAGCTCGACATGCGCGGCAACCCCGACAGTTGCGGGATATGGGCACCGTGCCTTTCCTATTGCGACGGGCTGTTCTGGCTCGTCTATACGGACGTCAAGCGCTTCGACGGCAACTTCAAGGACGCGCACAACTACATCGTCACGGCCGAAGCGGTCGAGGCGACGTGGTCCGATCCGGTCTATGTCAACTCGTCGGGCTTCGACCCGTCGCTGTTCCATGACGACGACGGCCGCAAGTGGTTCCTGAACATGCAGTGGAACCACCGCTCTGAGAGCTTCGGCGGCGCGCCGAAGCATCCCGCCTTCGACGGCATCCTGCTGCAGGAATGGGACGAGCGGTCCCGCAAGCTGGTCGGCCCGGTCAAGAACATCTTCGCCGGCAGTTCGCTCGGTCTCGTCGAGGGGCCGCATCTCTTCAAGCGTGACGGCTGGTACTACCTCACCACGGCCGAAGGCGGAACGGGCTACGACCACGCCGTCACCATGGCGCGCTCCCGGTCGATCCATGGCCCGTATGACATACATCCGAACGCCCACCTCATCACGTCGAAGGATCATCCGGAAGCGGCCCTGCAACGGGCCGGCCACGGCCAATATGTCGAGACGCCGGACGGGCAGGCCTATCACACCCATCTTTGCGGCCGTCCGCTGCCGCCGCATCGCCGCTGCACGCTTGGCCGCGAAACGGCGCTGCAGAAATGCGTCTGGCGGGAGGACGGATGGCTCTATCTGGAGAACGGCGGTGTCGTGCCAGAGGTGATTGTACCGGCTCCGGCCGAGACGAGCTCTGTGCCGCTACCCGCTGTTATCGAGACGGATTTCGACGAGGGAGTGCTTGCACCCGAGTTTCAATGGCTGCGCACCCCGATGCCGGAGCGGATCTTTTCGCTGCAGCGGCGGGAAGGCCACTTGCGCCTGTTCGGCCGCGAAAGCATCGGCAGCTGGTTCGAGCAGGCGCTTGTCGCCAGACGCCAGGACCATCACTCCTTCCGCGCCGAGACCGTGGTCGACTTCGCGCCCCACACCTACCAGCAGGTCGCGGGCCTGACGCATTACTATAACCGCCACAAGTTCCATGCTCTCGGCGTCACCTGGCACGAGATGCTCGGCCGCGTCGTCACCATCCTTTCATGCCCGGGAGATTTCCCGCACGGGCGCTTGCAGTACCCGGCCGGCAGCGGCGTCGCGGTCCCGGACGGCCCGGTGCAACTGGCGATGGAAGTGAGGGACAACGACCTCCAATTCTTCTGGCGGGAGGCGACGCAGGCGGATTGGCAGCCGATCGGCCCTGTGCTCGACGCCGGCGTCGTCTCGGACGAGGGCGGGCGCGGCGAGCACGGTTCCTTCACCGGCGCTTTTACCGGCATGTTCGCCTTCGATACGTCCGGCAGTGCGATGACCGCTGACTTCGACCGTTTTCGATATGAGGCGCTTGGCTTATGA
- a CDS encoding TRAP transporter small permease subunit, with amino-acid sequence MKPLLGFSRLIDAITERIGKAVSWLILVAVLVSAGNAVIRKTFNVSSNAWLEAQWYLFGAAFMFAAAYTLSQNEHIRIDVVYGMFSRRVQHWIDLFGHIFFLMPFVLLMLYYLVPYVRMSYVSGEVSSSAGGLIIWPAKAILLIGFILLALQGVSEIIKKIAIMTGNMDDPTPYVPTHAPLEDPVAPEVRP; translated from the coding sequence ATGAAACCGTTACTCGGCTTCAGCCGATTGATCGACGCAATTACCGAGCGAATCGGCAAGGCAGTTTCCTGGCTCATACTCGTTGCCGTTCTCGTCAGCGCCGGCAACGCGGTCATCAGAAAAACGTTCAACGTATCGTCCAACGCCTGGCTCGAGGCTCAATGGTACCTCTTCGGCGCGGCCTTCATGTTCGCGGCCGCCTATACGCTCAGCCAGAACGAGCACATCCGGATCGACGTCGTCTACGGAATGTTTTCGCGGCGCGTCCAGCATTGGATCGATCTCTTCGGGCACATCTTCTTCCTGATGCCCTTCGTGCTGCTCATGCTCTATTACCTCGTGCCCTACGTCCGGATGTCCTATGTCTCGGGTGAGGTATCGTCGAGCGCCGGCGGGCTGATCATCTGGCCGGCCAAGGCCATTCTGCTGATCGGCTTCATCCTCCTCGCCCTGCAAGGCGTCTCGGAAATCATCAAGAAGATCGCCATCATGACCGGCAACATGGATGATCCGACCCCCTACGTGCCGACCCACGCGCCGCTTGAAGACCCCGTCGCTCCGGAGGTACGCCCGTGA
- a CDS encoding RcnB family protein yields MKRLLIALVASSFLATPIAFAQTAGASFELAQSHERYRHRPVDRHVDRTVEKRVMVKKYRWARGHRMSPAERRHMAYVNDYRRYRLRPPPRGQQWVRVDNDFLLISLATGVIVSLAR; encoded by the coding sequence ATGAAACGCCTCCTGATCGCGCTTGTCGCCAGTTCATTCCTTGCCACGCCGATCGCGTTCGCTCAGACGGCCGGCGCCTCTTTCGAGCTTGCACAGTCGCATGAGCGCTATCGTCACAGGCCGGTCGACCGCCATGTCGACAGGACCGTCGAAAAGCGCGTCATGGTGAAGAAATACCGTTGGGCGCGCGGCCACAGGATGAGCCCGGCCGAACGGCGCCACATGGCCTATGTCAACGACTATCGCCGCTACAGGCTGCGGCCCCCGCCGCGTGGCCAGCAATGGGTCCGCGTCGACAACGACTTCCTGCTGATCAGCCTGGCAACCGGTGTCATCGTCAGCCTGGCCCGCTAA
- a CDS encoding gamma carbonic anhydrase family protein encodes MPLYALGPLQPTTPPEGSYWVAPDANVIGRVEIGEEVGIWFGATLRGDNEPIRIGARTNIQEAVIVHVDPGFPVTIGEGCTIGHRAIVHGCTIGDNSLIGMGATILNGARIGRNCLVGANALITEGKEYPDNSLIVGAPAKAIRTLDEAAVQGLKRSAEHYVKNWQRYATQLSRLD; translated from the coding sequence ATGCCACTCTATGCGCTGGGACCGCTGCAGCCGACCACGCCACCGGAAGGCAGCTACTGGGTCGCGCCTGATGCCAATGTCATAGGGCGGGTGGAGATCGGCGAGGAGGTCGGCATCTGGTTCGGCGCGACGTTGCGCGGCGACAACGAGCCGATCCGGATCGGCGCGCGGACCAACATCCAGGAGGCGGTGATCGTCCATGTCGACCCAGGCTTCCCGGTGACGATCGGCGAAGGCTGCACGATCGGCCATAGAGCGATCGTTCATGGCTGCACCATCGGCGACAATTCGCTGATCGGCATGGGTGCCACCATCCTGAACGGCGCCAGGATCGGCCGCAACTGCCTGGTCGGCGCCAATGCGCTGATCACCGAGGGCAAGGAATATCCCGACAATTCACTGATCGTCGGAGCGCCCGCCAAGGCGATACGAACGCTGGATGAGGCGGCCGTGCAAGGCCTGAAGCGCTCCGCCGAGCACTATGTGAAGAACTGGCAGCGTTACGCGACACAACTCAGCCGGCTGGACTGA
- a CDS encoding phytochelatin synthase family protein encodes MRRGLLVGAAIGLAVALGGAYALRPAEVSPAAIRASVEQSPEVMDRAWGLPVALSYGRSVTWQANGSFCGPASIANLFRSVGEEETTETAVLEGTGWCRLGFCWMGLTLDELAEVARAKTERKVTVLRDLTPDEFRRHLLASNDPGRRYIVNFSREAIFGAGVGHHSPIGGYLEAEDLVFVLDVNERFKPWLVSREKLYAAVDTLDGDHKRGLLLIE; translated from the coding sequence ATGAGGCGTGGACTGCTCGTCGGTGCCGCAATTGGTCTCGCCGTCGCCCTCGGCGGCGCCTACGCATTGCGTCCGGCCGAAGTCTCGCCTGCGGCGATCCGCGCCTCCGTCGAGCAATCGCCGGAAGTAATGGACCGGGCCTGGGGCTTGCCGGTCGCCCTCAGCTACGGACGCAGCGTGACGTGGCAGGCAAATGGCTCGTTCTGCGGCCCCGCCAGCATCGCCAATCTCTTTCGCTCCGTAGGAGAGGAAGAGACGACTGAAACCGCGGTCCTCGAGGGCACCGGCTGGTGCCGCCTCGGTTTCTGCTGGATGGGGCTGACACTCGACGAGCTTGCCGAGGTGGCGCGAGCGAAAACGGAGCGCAAGGTGACCGTATTGCGCGATCTGACTCCAGACGAGTTTCGCCGCCATTTGCTGGCCAGCAACGATCCCGGCAGGCGCTATATCGTCAACTTTTCGCGAGAGGCGATCTTCGGCGCCGGTGTCGGCCATCACTCGCCGATCGGCGGCTATCTCGAGGCCGAAGACCTGGTTTTCGTCCTGGACGTGAATGAGCGCTTCAAGCCGTGGCTCGTCTCGCGCGAAAAGCTCTACGCTGCCGTGGACACGCTGGATGGCGACCACAAGCGCGGCCTGTTGCTCATCGAATAG
- a CDS encoding Fur family transcriptional regulator, with product MGTPELTKNQSLVMGALTHAEGPMSAYTILDKLRDHGFRAPLQVYRALDKLLEYGLVHRLESLNAFVACSCPQDHEHDHGVTAFTICEGCGQVTEFHDEAIEQRLSALVRAQSFKTEKTTIEIRGHCKSCA from the coding sequence ATGGGTACGCCCGAACTGACGAAGAACCAGTCGCTGGTGATGGGTGCTCTCACGCACGCGGAGGGGCCGATGAGCGCCTATACGATCCTCGACAAGCTCAGGGACCACGGTTTCCGGGCGCCGCTGCAGGTCTATCGCGCCCTCGACAAGCTCCTGGAATACGGCCTCGTCCATCGGCTGGAGAGCCTCAATGCCTTCGTGGCCTGCAGCTGCCCGCAGGATCATGAGCATGACCACGGCGTCACCGCCTTCACCATCTGCGAGGGCTGCGGCCAGGTGACGGAATTCCACGACGAGGCGATCGAACAGCGACTGTCGGCGCTGGTCCGCGCCCAGAGCTTCAAGACCGAGAAGACGACCATCGAGATCCGCGGGCACTGCAAGAGCTGCGCTTAG
- a CDS encoding DUF982 domain-containing protein, with the protein MHQVLWNRPIELGLISGDVRMVKGPSDALACLAGQWPHRGPYYVAARSACRAAIAGRRTPDEARRLFIFAVEEAHLTAH; encoded by the coding sequence ATGCATCAGGTGTTGTGGAACCGTCCCATCGAGCTTGGGTTGATTAGCGGCGATGTCCGCATGGTGAAGGGGCCGTCCGACGCGCTCGCATGCCTGGCCGGCCAATGGCCCCACCGCGGTCCCTATTACGTCGCGGCGCGGAGCGCCTGCCGCGCGGCGATCGCCGGCCGCCGGACTCCTGACGAGGCCCGCAGGCTGTTCATTTTCGCGGTTGAAGAAGCGCACCTGACGGCTCATTGA